DNA sequence from the uncultured Ilyobacter sp. genome:
GGAGGAGTTTCATTATTCGTAGTTGTTTTTGCTATATACCCAATTGGAGCTTCACTATACAGAGAGGCTGGAATTCCAAAGAGGCTACTTCCAGCAACAATAGCATTTGGAGCGTTTACTTTTGCAATGACGTCTCTTCCAGGGACTCCTCAATATATAAATACAATGCCTATACAGTATTTTAATACAAATATATATGCAGCACCAATTTTGGGTATTGTAGGGTCTTTGGTAATGGGAACTTTAGGTATTGCTTGGCTGAATGGAAGAGCCAAAAAATTAATGGCTTCAGGTGAAGGTTATGGGGATCATGTGGAAAATTTTGTCAGCGACGACGACAACCTTCCTGGATTCGGACTTTCTATAATTCCTATATTTACAATTTTTGCCTTAAATTATTATTTTACAAATTTTTATTTTAAAAGTTACGGAGACCGTTATACCGGGGCAATGGAAAAGCTTGGTGCTTCTGGAATCAACGGTATCTGGCCGGTAATAATATCTCTAGGTGCAGCAATTATAGTTTGTATGATACTTTTTAGAAACTATATTAAGGATATGAAAAAAGAGATGGCCGATGGTGCACTAGGATCTCTTTTGCCAATAATGAATACAGGTTCTGAAGTAGGTTACGGAGCAGTTATAAAGTCTCTTGCGGCTTTCTTAATAATAAAAGACGGAATACTTTCGATTCCTGGAACTCCACTCATAAAAGTTGCAGCTTCAACAACAGCTCTTGCAGGGATGGTTGGGTCATCTTCTGGTGGTACTGCAATTGCCTTGGGAGCACTTGGGGACACATTTATGAAGTTGGCAGCAGCAACTGGAGTGAATCCTGAAGCTATGCATAGGATAGCAATAATGGCTGCTGGTGGATTAGATACTTTTCCTCATTGTGGTGCAGTAATAACTCTTTTAGCAGTTTGTGGACTTACACATAAGGAGTCTTATAAGGATATTGCTGTGTGTACGATGATAATACCGCTAATTGCTACAGCAGTCTGCATAATACTTGCAACTATGGGAATAAACTAGTTTATTATTTTAATATAAGGAGTGAATTATGAGATTAGAAGAAAAAGTATGTATAGTAACTGGAGGAGCCAAGGGAATAGGAGCAGAAATGGCTCAGTTGTTTGCAAAGGAAGGGGCCAAGGTGATAGCTGCCGACATGTCTGATCTTGATTATTCTGTAGAGAATATAGAGGGATATAAATTGAACGTAGCTGATACTAATCAGTGTGAGGAATTGTTTAAGTATGCATCTGAAAAATATGGGAGAATAGATGTACTTGTTAATAACGCAGGTATTACAAGAGATGGATTAACTCATAAAATAACAGACGACATGTGGAATATGGTAATCGATGTAAATCTCAAAGGAGTTTTTAATCTCACCAAGCATGTTGGTCCTTATATGATGAAACAAGGAAATGGATCAATAATAAATATTTCTTCTGTAGTCGGAGAATATGGGAATATAGGTCAGGCTAACTATGCAGCTACAAAAGCTGGAGTTATAGGACTTGCTAAAACATGGGCAAAGGAATTTGCCAGAAAGGGTGCCGCAGTAAGAGCTAATGCAATAGCACCGGGATATATTATGACAGACATATTAAAAACTGTACCTCAACCTCTTTTAGATGATTTTGCTAAACTTACTATGCTTGGAAGATTAGGTCAACCAGAAGAAATTGCAAAAGCAGCCCTTTTCCTAGCCAGTGATGACTCGAGTTATGTGACAGGACACGTGCTTAGCGTAAACGGAGGAATGAGACTGTAAAATAATCTTAAAGGAGATTTTGAAATGAGAAAAGTATATATAGTAAGTGCTAAAAGAACACCTGTTGGAACTTTTTTAGGTGGATTAAGTAGCGTTTCTCCAGCTGAACTTGGAGGAGCAGTAATCAGAAATATTGTTGAAGAAACTGGTATTAACCCTAAAAACCTTGACGAAGTTGTAATTGGAAATGTCCTGCCTGCAGGTCATGGACAAGGGATAGGTAGACAGGCTGCAGTGGCAGGAGGAGTTCCTTATGAAGTTCCGGCTTATTCACTAAACATTATCTGTGGAAGCGGAATGAAGTCTGTAATCTCAGCTTACAGCAACATCAAATCAGGGGAAGCCAATCTTATAATTGCTGGTGGAACTGAGTCTATGTCTCAGGCAGGTTTTGTTCTTCCTGCAGCAGTGAGAGGCGGTCACAAGATGGCTGATATAAAAATGATCGATCACATGATAAAAGATGCACTGACAGATTCTTTTAATGACTATCATATGGGAATAACAGCTGAAAATATTGTTGAAAAATATGGTCTTACAAGAGAGGCTCAAGATAAATTTTCAATGGAATCTCAAAAGAGAGCAATTGCAGCGGTGGATTCTGGAAGGTTTAAAGATGAGATTGTTCCAATAGAAGTTAAAAGCAGAAAAGGAAGCGTTGTTGTAGATCAAGATGAACATCCAAATAGAAAAACCACTCCTGAAATTTTGGCAAAATTAAGACCAGCCTTTAAAAAAGACGGTAGTGTAACAGCAGGAAATGCATCGGGTCTAAATGATGGAGCAAGTATGCTACTTCTTGCCTCTGAAGAAGCGGTAGAAAAATACAATCTTAAACCCATAGCTGAGATAATATCTACAGGTCAAGGAGGAGTGGATCCTTCTATAATGGGAATGGGACCTGTTCCTGCAATAAACAATGCACTTGGTAAATTAGAAATGAAGCTTGAAGATATAGAGCTTTTGGAATTAAATGAAGCCTTTGCGGCTCAGTCTTTAGGAGTAATGACTGAACTATCAAAGCAACATAATGTAGAACTTAATTGGTTCTCAGAAAGGACAAATGTCAATGGAGGAGCCATAGCAATAGGACATCCTGTAGGAGCATCTGGGAATAGAATAATAACAACACTTATTCATGAGATGATAAAAAGAGATGTAAAAACAGGACTGGCCTCTCTTTGTATTGGCGGAGGAATGGGAACTGCAGTTATACTGAAAAAAATCTAAATGATGGGGGGATTTTCCCCCATCGTCTAAAAAACTTTATGTGAAAAAATTCCGTATAAGAAGGAGTAATGACGATGAAATATTCAGAATTAAAGCTTGGAATGAAAAGCAGCATAACTAAAACTATAACTGAGACAGATGTAATACTCTATTCAGGAGTGAGCTTAGATACAAATCCTGCACATCTAAATGAGGAATACGCTAAGACAACAATGTTTAAAAAAAGAATTGCACATGGAATGCTAACTGCCGGTCTCATATCAGCAGTGCTTGGGACAAGACTTCCTGGAGAAGGAAGTATTTACATGGGACAGGAATTAAAGTTTAAGGCACCGGTATATATGGGAGATACAATTACTGCTGAAGTTGAAATTATAGAGCTTATCGATGAAAAAAATCAAATAATACTAAAAACTGTATGTACTAATCAAGATGGAAAAGTAGTAATAGACGGAACAGCTAGAATAATGAAAAAATAATATATTTCAATTAAAAAACAACTTGATTATGAGGAGTGAAAAATATGAATTTCGAGTTACCTAAAACGCATGTGCTTTTTAGACAGATGATCAGAGAATTTGTTGAAAACGAAGTAAAGCCAATAGCTGCAGATATAGACGAAGAAGAAAGATTTCCAATTGAAACTGTAAAAAAGATGAATGATATAGGACTTATGGGGATCCCTGTTCCAAAAGAATATGGTGGTGCCGGTGGTGACAACCTTATGTACGCAATGGCAGTAGAAGAGCTTTCAAAAGCTTGTGCGACTACCGGTGTAATTGTGTCGGCACATACTTCCCTTGGAATGGCGCCAATTTTAGAGTTTGGAACAGATGCTCAAAAGAAAAAATATTTACCTAAAATGACAACTGGAGAATGGTTAGGAGCCTTTGGTCTTACTGAACCAAATGCAGGAACAGATGCAGCAGGTCAGCAGACGACAGCTCATTTTGATGAAAAAACAGACGAATGGATACTAAATGGTTCTAAAATATTTATAACAAACGCAGGATATGCTCATGTATATATAATCTTTGCTATGACAGATAAATCAAAGGGCTTAAAAGGAATTTCAGCCTTTATTTTAGAAGCAGACACTCCAGGATTTAGCGTTGGTAAAAAAGAGAAAAAATTGGGAATAAAAGGTTCTGCAACTTGTGAATTAATTATGGAAGATTGTAGAGTTCCTAAAGAAAATCTATTGGGAGCTGTAGGAAAAGGATTCAAAATAGCTATGATGACCCTTGACGGTGGAAGAATCGGTATTGCGTCTCAGGCGCTTGGAATTTCCCAGGGAGCTTTAGATGAAAGTATCAGCTATGTAAAAGAAAGAAAACAATTTGGAAGAAGTATAGCAGCATTCCAAAATACACAATTTCAGCTTGCAGATATGCACACAAAAACTGAGGCAGCAAGAATGCTAGTATACAGCGCAGCGTGGAAAAAATCAAATAAAAAGCCATATTCACAAGACGCAGCTATGGCTAAGCTTATGGCTGCAGAAACAGCTATGGAAGTGACAACAAAGGCTGTACAACTTCACGGAGGATATGGATATACCAGAGAATATCCTGTGGAAAGAATGATGAGAGACGCTAAAATCACTGAAATATATGAGGGAACATCTGAAGTACAAAAGATGGTAATTTCAGCTGGAATTCTTAAATAAAATAAGCAATTAAAATTTCTAATTATGTTTAAAAAAGGAGATAATGATGAAAATAGTAGTTTGTGTAAAACAGGTGCCTGATACTACAGAGATCAGATTAGACCCTGTAACTGGAACACTAATAAGAGACGGAGTACCTAGTATTATTAATCCTGACGACAAAGCCGGACTAGAGGAAGCTTTAAAACTTAAAGATAAATTTGGAGCTCATGTTACTGCAATTACAATGGGTCCACCTCAAGCGCAAGAAGCTTTGAGAGAAACTCTTGCCATGGGCGCAGACAGAGCAATATTACTTACAGATAGAAAATTTGCAGGAGCAGATACCCTAGCGACCTCTAATGCCCTTGCCGCTGCAATAAAAGAGCTTGACTATGATTTGATCATAGCAGGAAGACAGGCTATAGACGGAGATACTGCCCAGGTTGGTCCTCAAATAGCTGAACACCTAGGGATGCCACAGGTATCCTATGTAAAAAATATAGAATGTGATGAAAACAAGACCTTAACAATAAAAAGAGCTGTAGAAGATGGATACTATCTTTTGCAAGTTCAAATGCCTTGCCTTGTTACAGTGTTGACTGAGGCCAATAAACCTAGATATATGTCTGTAAAAGGTATCGTTGAAGCCTATGATACAGATGTGGAAGTATGGGATACCACAAATATTACTGTAGACCTTGAAAAACTTGGATTAAAGGGTTCTCCTACAAAGGTAAGAAAGTCATTTACAAAGGGAGCAAAACAAGCTGGAAAGGTTTATGAACTAGAAGCTAAAGAGGCGGCAAAGTTGATCGTAGAGAAACTTAAAGAGAGCTTTGTTATCTAAATTAAATAAAAACTAAAAAAGGAGAAAAATAAGATGAATTTAGATGATTATAGAGGAATCTTAGTATTTGCAGAGCAAAGAGAAGGCGAAATCCAGAATGTAGGACTAGAACTTCTAGGAAAAGCAAAAGAACTGGCTTCTGAAATAAACGAAGAAGTTACGGCTATTCTACTTGGATATCAAGTGGAACATTTATCTAAAGAGTTGATTTCATATGGAGCGGACAAAGTTGTTGTTGTAGACGAAGAAGAACTTAAGTTTTATGATACAGAAGCTTACGCGCAGGCTTTTTCATCAGTTATAGAGGATAAAAAACCTGAAATAGTTTTGGTAGGAGCTACAACTATAGGAAGGGACCTTGGACCGAGAGTCTCTGCAAGGGTTGTTACTGGACTTACTGCTGACTGTACTAAACTTGAGATTTCAGAAGAGAGAGAACTTCTCATGACAAGACCTGCCTTTGGCGGAAACTTAATGGCTACGATAATCTGCCCTGATCACAGACCACAGATGTCAACTGTAAGACCAGGAGTAATGCAAAAATTCCCAAAAGATGAGGCAAGAACAGGTGAAGTTGA
Encoded proteins:
- a CDS encoding MaoC family dehydratase, whose protein sequence is MKYSELKLGMKSSITKTITETDVILYSGVSLDTNPAHLNEEYAKTTMFKKRIAHGMLTAGLISAVLGTRLPGEGSIYMGQELKFKAPVYMGDTITAEVEIIELIDEKNQIILKTVCTNQDGKVVIDGTARIMKK
- a CDS encoding acyl-CoA dehydrogenase; protein product: MNFELPKTHVLFRQMIREFVENEVKPIAADIDEEERFPIETVKKMNDIGLMGIPVPKEYGGAGGDNLMYAMAVEELSKACATTGVIVSAHTSLGMAPILEFGTDAQKKKYLPKMTTGEWLGAFGLTEPNAGTDAAGQQTTAHFDEKTDEWILNGSKIFITNAGYAHVYIIFAMTDKSKGLKGISAFILEADTPGFSVGKKEKKLGIKGSATCELIMEDCRVPKENLLGAVGKGFKIAMMTLDGGRIGIASQALGISQGALDESISYVKERKQFGRSIAAFQNTQFQLADMHTKTEAARMLVYSAAWKKSNKKPYSQDAAMAKLMAAETAMEVTTKAVQLHGGYGYTREYPVERMMRDAKITEIYEGTSEVQKMVISAGILK
- a CDS encoding electron transfer flavoprotein subunit alpha/FixB family protein encodes the protein MNLDDYRGILVFAEQREGEIQNVGLELLGKAKELASEINEEVTAILLGYQVEHLSKELISYGADKVVVVDEEELKFYDTEAYAQAFSSVIEDKKPEIVLVGATTIGRDLGPRVSARVVTGLTADCTKLEISEERELLMTRPAFGGNLMATIICPDHRPQMSTVRPGVMQKFPKDEARTGEVEKFDVKFDKSKMKVKIIEIIKEEKEKIDITEANVLISGGRGVGSADNFKKLEGLAEEVGGTVSASRAIIDSGWIDHDRQVGQTGKTVRPDIYFALGISGAIQHVAGMEESEYIIAINKDKEAPIFNISDLGIVGDVSKIVPMITEEIKLLKSQKN
- a CDS encoding GntP family permease, which codes for MGIGILGIVLSLILLMFFAYRGVSVIILAPLLACLAAVLSGDFPAIVAYTEVFMKGVGGFVIKYFPIFLTGAIFGKLMGVSGASKTISHFFVDKLGKERAILAVVLATALLVYGGVSLFVVVFAIYPIGASLYREAGIPKRLLPATIAFGAFTFAMTSLPGTPQYINTMPIQYFNTNIYAAPILGIVGSLVMGTLGIAWLNGRAKKLMASGEGYGDHVENFVSDDDNLPGFGLSIIPIFTIFALNYYFTNFYFKSYGDRYTGAMEKLGASGINGIWPVIISLGAAIIVCMILFRNYIKDMKKEMADGALGSLLPIMNTGSEVGYGAVIKSLAAFLIIKDGILSIPGTPLIKVAASTTALAGMVGSSSGGTAIALGALGDTFMKLAAATGVNPEAMHRIAIMAAGGLDTFPHCGAVITLLAVCGLTHKESYKDIAVCTMIIPLIATAVCIILATMGIN
- a CDS encoding acetyl-CoA C-acetyltransferase; its protein translation is MRKVYIVSAKRTPVGTFLGGLSSVSPAELGGAVIRNIVEETGINPKNLDEVVIGNVLPAGHGQGIGRQAAVAGGVPYEVPAYSLNIICGSGMKSVISAYSNIKSGEANLIIAGGTESMSQAGFVLPAAVRGGHKMADIKMIDHMIKDALTDSFNDYHMGITAENIVEKYGLTREAQDKFSMESQKRAIAAVDSGRFKDEIVPIEVKSRKGSVVVDQDEHPNRKTTPEILAKLRPAFKKDGSVTAGNASGLNDGASMLLLASEEAVEKYNLKPIAEIISTGQGGVDPSIMGMGPVPAINNALGKLEMKLEDIELLELNEAFAAQSLGVMTELSKQHNVELNWFSERTNVNGGAIAIGHPVGASGNRIITTLIHEMIKRDVKTGLASLCIGGGMGTAVILKKI
- a CDS encoding electron transfer flavoprotein subunit beta/FixA family protein, giving the protein MKIVVCVKQVPDTTEIRLDPVTGTLIRDGVPSIINPDDKAGLEEALKLKDKFGAHVTAITMGPPQAQEALRETLAMGADRAILLTDRKFAGADTLATSNALAAAIKELDYDLIIAGRQAIDGDTAQVGPQIAEHLGMPQVSYVKNIECDENKTLTIKRAVEDGYYLLQVQMPCLVTVLTEANKPRYMSVKGIVEAYDTDVEVWDTTNITVDLEKLGLKGSPTKVRKSFTKGAKQAGKVYELEAKEAAKLIVEKLKESFVI
- a CDS encoding beta-ketoacyl-ACP reductase, translating into MRLEEKVCIVTGGAKGIGAEMAQLFAKEGAKVIAADMSDLDYSVENIEGYKLNVADTNQCEELFKYASEKYGRIDVLVNNAGITRDGLTHKITDDMWNMVIDVNLKGVFNLTKHVGPYMMKQGNGSIINISSVVGEYGNIGQANYAATKAGVIGLAKTWAKEFARKGAAVRANAIAPGYIMTDILKTVPQPLLDDFAKLTMLGRLGQPEEIAKAALFLASDDSSYVTGHVLSVNGGMRL